One window of Legionella pneumophila subsp. pneumophila str. Philadelphia 1 genomic DNA carries:
- a CDS encoding ABC transporter substrate-binding protein: MKIFSLLLALLTFKAFSNPVVNVYAWGGEIPKKIIHQFEQESGIKVNFSTYDSNETMYAKLRASQKTIYDVILPSAYFVERMQKQGMLQLLDHKLLPNLHNLDEQFVKNDYDPGNRYSIPIIWGATGIFFNHNSVSNPPKNWQGLWDKKWRNQLMLLDDSREIFAIALMSLGFDPNDTNPNHIKAAYEHLLQLVPNIKLFASDSIQAIMIDEDAFIGSAWNGDAFKAHTENKAIEFIYPQDGFVIWVDCLAIPKNPPHLKEAYQFINFILKPETSAQIALKEGHAITNAAGRALLPLPIKNNPVVYPPDKTLKKGYFQRDIGEETLALYNQYWEQLKLAF; the protein is encoded by the coding sequence ATGAAAATTTTTTCATTGCTGCTCGCTCTTCTTACATTTAAGGCATTCTCCAATCCAGTCGTCAATGTCTATGCCTGGGGAGGTGAAATCCCTAAAAAAATAATTCATCAATTCGAACAAGAGTCAGGAATTAAAGTCAATTTTTCGACTTATGATAGCAATGAAACCATGTATGCCAAGCTAAGAGCCAGTCAAAAGACCATTTACGATGTCATCCTCCCTTCCGCTTATTTTGTAGAGCGCATGCAAAAACAAGGCATGTTGCAATTACTCGATCATAAACTGCTTCCGAATCTTCATAATCTGGATGAACAATTTGTTAAAAATGATTATGATCCGGGTAACCGTTATAGTATACCCATCATCTGGGGAGCAACCGGGATTTTCTTTAATCATAATTCCGTATCGAACCCGCCAAAAAACTGGCAAGGCTTATGGGATAAAAAGTGGCGTAATCAGCTAATGTTACTTGATGATTCACGCGAAATATTTGCCATAGCTCTGATGAGTTTAGGGTTTGATCCCAATGATACCAATCCAAACCACATAAAAGCAGCCTATGAACACTTATTGCAATTGGTACCTAATATTAAGTTATTTGCCAGTGATAGTATTCAAGCCATCATGATAGATGAGGATGCTTTTATTGGATCAGCATGGAATGGCGATGCCTTCAAAGCACATACGGAAAACAAAGCCATTGAGTTTATTTATCCTCAAGATGGTTTTGTGATTTGGGTAGATTGTTTGGCTATCCCTAAAAACCCCCCACACCTGAAAGAGGCGTATCAATTCATTAATTTTATTCTGAAACCGGAAACAAGCGCTCAAATTGCACTAAAGGAAGGACATGCAATTACCAATGCCGCAGGAAGAGCTTTATTGCCATTGCCTATAAAAAATAATCCTGTGGTTTATCCGCCAGACAAAACACTAAAGAAGGGTTATTTCCAACGCGACATCGGCGAAGAAACACTAGCGCTTTATAATCAATATTGGGAACAGTTAAAACTTGCTTTTTAG
- a CDS encoding ABC transporter permease subunit has product MKTMTQRLFLSLVYAFLYIPIAILVLYSVNDAKFSLQWHGFSLRWYKELFHDRGLWSAVFNSITLGLTSSLIATTMGLLASINLFLFRTRHRQILYTLLLLLIIIPDIVLGVALLIFFNITQVPLGFLSLLVAHITFSIPFVILTINSRINTLNPNIYFGALDLGASRYFALTRVLLPLLWPAVLSAFLLSFTLSFDDVIISYFVAGPDFTILPLTIYSLVRAGVTPELNALCSITFVLSMILVIISHRLSGKLI; this is encoded by the coding sequence ATGAAAACAATGACACAGCGCCTGTTTCTTTCTTTAGTTTATGCTTTTCTTTATATCCCCATTGCAATACTGGTGCTCTATTCAGTAAATGATGCCAAATTTTCATTACAATGGCATGGGTTTTCTTTGCGATGGTACAAAGAACTATTTCATGATCGAGGCTTGTGGTCTGCTGTTTTCAATTCTATCACCCTGGGCCTAACATCCTCTCTTATCGCTACAACAATGGGGCTATTGGCCTCAATCAACTTATTTTTATTTCGTACAAGACACCGCCAGATCCTATATACCTTATTACTATTACTTATTATTATTCCTGACATAGTCCTGGGGGTTGCCTTATTAATTTTCTTTAATATTACCCAAGTACCGCTTGGCTTCTTGAGCCTTTTAGTTGCCCATATTACATTCTCCATTCCTTTTGTTATCTTGACCATTAATTCACGTATAAACACTTTAAATCCCAACATTTATTTTGGCGCCCTCGATCTTGGCGCCAGTCGTTATTTTGCTTTAACAAGAGTCTTGCTTCCTTTATTGTGGCCTGCGGTTTTAAGCGCTTTTTTATTAAGTTTCACTTTGTCATTTGATGACGTCATTATCAGCTATTTTGTGGCAGGCCCTGATTTTACTATCTTGCCTTTGACTATCTACTCTTTAGTCCGCGCTGGCGTCACGCCTGAACTCAATGCATTGTGTTCAATTACGTTCGTTTTATCGATGATTCTCGTTATTATCTCTCATCGCTTGTCAGGTAAATTGATATGA
- a CDS encoding ABC transporter permease, protein MKAKSSALYLLYFWLIIFGFIPLLMVLVASFLSQDSIHLVTLPLTLENYFDLFTPVFAKILFRSLLIACVTTLLCLLIAYPFSYLMIKSKHQSILLLLIIIPFWTSSLIRTYALIAILKYKGVINALLLKLHLIDVPLSLLYTNFAVVIGLVYNLFPFMVLPIFTNMERFDFRLIEAAKDLGANKWSIFTRVFLPNTAPGVLSGCLLVLLPAMTLFYIPNVLGGARSILLGNLIQNQFLVLSDWPQGAATSVLLTSVLLILMFIFRRQNNEVIR, encoded by the coding sequence ATGAAGGCTAAATCATCTGCACTGTATTTATTGTATTTTTGGCTAATTATTTTTGGCTTCATTCCTTTGTTAATGGTGCTGGTTGCCAGCTTTTTATCCCAAGACAGTATTCATCTTGTTACCTTGCCATTGACATTGGAAAATTATTTTGACTTGTTTACTCCTGTTTTTGCAAAAATCCTTTTCCGATCCTTGCTGATAGCCTGTGTCACCACCCTTCTTTGCCTGCTCATCGCCTATCCCTTTAGTTATCTTATGATTAAATCAAAACACCAATCTATTTTATTGCTGTTGATTATCATACCTTTCTGGACAAGCTCATTAATAAGAACTTATGCTTTGATTGCTATCCTTAAATACAAAGGCGTGATAAATGCCCTCTTGCTGAAATTGCATTTGATTGATGTTCCCTTGTCACTACTCTATACCAATTTTGCGGTCGTTATTGGCTTGGTTTACAATCTTTTCCCTTTCATGGTCCTACCCATTTTTACTAATATGGAACGGTTCGATTTCAGGTTAATTGAGGCAGCTAAAGATTTAGGGGCAAACAAGTGGTCTATATTTACACGAGTATTTTTGCCTAACACAGCCCCTGGAGTCTTATCAGGTTGTTTGCTGGTCTTGTTACCAGCAATGACTTTATTTTACATTCCTAATGTATTAGGTGGCGCTCGTTCCATTTTATTGGGAAATTTAATCCAAAATCAATTCCTTGTCCTGAGCGATTGGCCTCAGGGAGCCGCTACCAGTGTGCTATTAACTTCCGTTCTGCTTATTTTAATGTTCATTTTTCGGCGACAGAACAATGAGGTCATTCGATGA
- the potA gene encoding spermidine/putrescine ABC transporter ATP-binding protein PotA has translation MTTPLIEIRQIYKSYGNTPILNNVSLNVNHGEFLTLLGPSGCGKTTLLRLISGFEQPTQGEIFINGQCVNQLPPQKRDVHTVFQSYALFPHLSVFENVAFALRCKKTPNQEIRKRVFDALKLVQLESLAERNVKQLSGGQQQRVAIARAIINRPQVLLLDEPLSSLDYRLRKAMQSELKQLQKTLNMTFIFVTHDQEEALSMSDRIVVFNHGHIEQIGTPKAVYETPANLHVAMFIGEANIFDIQVHTVKDQDIITNIEGIQLSCKNTGNYQVNDRLHLIVRPEDIRVWSLSEVEKTEGMLPGRIVDIIYKGSTVDLKVELSSGKIINASEFFDEDDDKLEYTLHETVWVQWLPGWEVLLPYEG, from the coding sequence ATGACAACACCGCTCATTGAAATCCGTCAGATTTATAAATCATACGGCAATACACCAATTTTGAATAATGTTTCGCTAAACGTCAATCACGGTGAATTTTTAACCTTACTGGGCCCTTCAGGTTGTGGAAAAACAACCCTTCTTCGGCTTATATCTGGTTTTGAACAACCAACGCAAGGTGAGATTTTCATTAATGGTCAATGTGTTAATCAATTACCACCTCAAAAACGGGATGTGCATACTGTTTTTCAAAGTTATGCCCTTTTCCCTCATTTATCCGTTTTTGAAAATGTCGCATTTGCCTTGCGCTGCAAAAAAACGCCCAACCAGGAAATCAGGAAGCGAGTCTTTGATGCGTTAAAACTTGTACAACTTGAATCGTTAGCTGAAAGAAATGTGAAACAGTTAAGTGGAGGCCAACAACAACGTGTTGCGATTGCTCGAGCAATCATCAATAGACCTCAAGTACTGTTGTTAGATGAGCCATTGAGTTCCCTTGACTACAGGCTTAGGAAAGCCATGCAATCCGAATTGAAACAATTACAAAAAACCTTGAATATGACGTTTATTTTTGTAACGCATGATCAGGAAGAAGCCTTATCAATGTCTGACCGTATTGTCGTCTTTAATCATGGCCACATTGAACAAATTGGTACTCCCAAGGCTGTCTATGAAACCCCTGCCAACCTGCATGTTGCCATGTTTATTGGCGAAGCGAATATATTTGATATTCAGGTTCACACAGTAAAGGATCAAGACATCATAACGAACATTGAAGGAATCCAGCTATCCTGTAAAAACACTGGCAATTATCAAGTCAACGACCGGCTTCATTTGATCGTTCGTCCAGAGGATATTCGAGTTTGGAGCTTATCCGAAGTAGAAAAAACAGAAGGAATGTTGCCTGGTCGTATTGTTGATATCATTTATAAAGGCTCTACGGTTGATCTCAAAGTGGAATTGTCATCAGGCAAAATCATCAATGCTTCGGAGTTTTTTGATGAAGACGATGATAAGCTGGAATACACTCTCCATGAAACCGTTTGGGTACAATGGTTGCCTGGCTGGGAGGTTTTATTACCTTATGAAGGCTAA
- a CDS encoding GIY-YIG nuclease family protein codes for MGEKQYVVYILASKAYGTLYTRITSNLVQRIYQHKKGLTEGFTKRYNVHRLVYYEIHTDVYEAITREKCIKKWNRQ; via the coding sequence ATGGGAGAGAAACAATATGTTGTTTATATATTAGCTAGTAAGGCATATGGGACCCTTTATACCAGGATTACCAGTAATCTTGTGCAACGAATATATCAGCACAAAAAAGGTTTGACCGAAGGATTTACTAAAAGATACAACGTCCATCGGTTAGTTTATTATGAAATTCACACCGATGTTTATGAAGCAATAACCAGAGAAAAATGTATTAAGAAATGGAACAGGCAATGA
- a CDS encoding SDR family oxidoreductase encodes MTKTDKKIVVVTGCSKTSGVGYNLVCEMLKRGHQVIATVRNLETSQINKANLPNSSNLDVKILDLCDENSIDRFIKEVLSQYQYIDALVNNAANVAIGPVESATTQDVLTTFQTKVFGPLSLIRGFIPVMRERKKGLLTTTSTIFTSVPVSIPGVAIYFSALAAFERLQESLAIELAPWNIKVINFQPGPITTELTRFDGSRADIVEKYYKNFTEQAYQWFHQNTVFQNAAEVAKVFAEVIDMENPDLCYQSNLFGKQFVAKNKKDTTGREGMDKLLEHFKNLPHDNPDDWKIQ; translated from the coding sequence ATGACGAAGACGGATAAAAAAATAGTGGTGGTCACAGGTTGTTCAAAAACATCTGGCGTAGGATATAATCTTGTATGTGAAATGCTAAAGCGCGGGCATCAAGTCATTGCAACGGTGAGAAATCTTGAAACAAGCCAAATTAACAAAGCAAACCTCCCAAACTCCAGCAATTTGGATGTAAAAATATTGGATCTTTGCGATGAAAATTCAATTGACCGCTTTATTAAAGAAGTCTTAAGTCAATATCAATACATTGACGCCTTGGTTAACAATGCTGCTAATGTGGCTATTGGCCCTGTTGAAAGCGCAACCACTCAAGATGTATTAACAACTTTTCAAACCAAAGTATTTGGCCCATTGTCTTTAATCAGGGGATTCATCCCTGTAATGAGAGAAAGGAAAAAAGGTTTATTAACAACAACATCGACGATTTTTACCTCTGTTCCCGTTAGTATTCCAGGTGTCGCAATCTATTTTTCAGCACTCGCAGCATTTGAACGATTACAAGAATCCTTGGCGATTGAGCTGGCCCCATGGAATATCAAAGTAATTAATTTCCAACCTGGGCCAATTACCACAGAATTGACCCGATTTGATGGCTCTCGCGCTGATATTGTTGAGAAATACTATAAAAACTTTACTGAACAAGCTTATCAATGGTTCCATCAGAATACTGTTTTTCAAAATGCAGCGGAAGTAGCCAAGGTATTTGCTGAAGTTATTGATATGGAGAATCCTGATTTATGCTATCAAAGCAATCTTTTTGGAAAGCAGTTTGTTGCAAAAAACAAAAAAGATACAACAGGGCGTGAAGGAATGGACAAGCTTCTGGAGCATTTCAAAAATTTACCCCATGACAATCCTGATGATTGGAAAATTCAATAA
- the cegC3 gene encoding Dot/Icm T4SS effector CegC3 has product MDLIFSLGVMIMPLTPPASPKTERRSEEDNQQTNQQGNEQGNQQPRSSILTLFGFTPNALVMPCPHGHGHFHIMDIQADDTLVFATMNGSPEIMSLLALQFLMQNVNLNLDDMLAAETDAKEAEEKEEQELSSSESVNEEKEEAEFSSSESENEEKEEENEESSRFTM; this is encoded by the coding sequence TTGGATTTAATTTTTAGTTTAGGAGTAATGATTATGCCTTTAACCCCCCCCGCTTCACCAAAAACTGAAAGACGTTCTGAAGAAGATAATCAACAAACTAATCAACAAGGAAACGAGCAAGGAAATCAACAACCAAGAAGCAGTATATTGACTCTTTTTGGTTTTACTCCTAATGCTCTAGTCATGCCATGCCCTCATGGCCACGGTCACTTCCATATTATGGATATTCAGGCAGATGATACATTAGTATTTGCTACTATGAATGGCAGTCCGGAAATAATGAGTCTATTGGCGCTTCAATTCCTGATGCAAAATGTCAACTTAAATCTTGATGATATGCTGGCAGCAGAAACAGATGCGAAAGAAGCAGAAGAAAAAGAAGAACAGGAACTGTCATCGTCTGAATCAGTGAATGAAGAAAAAGAAGAAGCAGAATTTTCATCTTCTGAATCAGAAAATGAAGAAAAAGAAGAAGAAAACGAAGAATCAAGCCGTTTTACAATGTAA
- the lem7 gene encoding Dot/Icm T4SS effector Lem7, which translates to MADSRSSIQSILEVDKRFDEKYYNYLVDDNYLIPAEAAVIANGLAIFKEEFESGNLFKQRKDNHDSFTHEQILQYYLELALTCGRLEIIKYLIDELHVSLSEEKLLHFLFLHSPYEGNKYFENIVEIYNYLEKKKEIGSNKQLLEEIFLKEAKKGHFNPVKAIIELKIIPNINITDPDGHTAFFYCILESKKKRFSFNPEELGAVDVILSVRDKEILELIELVDATILAMEDKNEEKLVKLRRVFTDSIDKIPEALIEDCLSRAIESNDVKMIQLLLPVCNPDLKFLMLGKVNSVEAGMLLIEHFISTGFVIPEARSLEGYAHRLGLNEYTAGAEQANRFLLHAVAGFVNRTDNSKDFKTVLRALQKTVLLNGIANVEVARKILYQTYLEGEPLLLTVGWTQHGVGLSILWDKESNKTYLVFSNRGQGGIASCLNDKGLIKKEEPKAGSVIYEIDGKLDEDFFSHFEIGENNLGLFRYGKKAFEKDIKTCLKDARVLPPFIFAAAQNYATCGYVNTKQSIRGLLCVFAMTRGDSLSEELIDKMSRQYKEFTTHDRNVACSELIEDFQRKIKFDSRYIQKEYQDFIVKLILSHCTSDKPEDIERTQRLFVVLPEEIQEKLAYLIPCHIVARKADKSSTLQNLSLFKHQEEPSSQNDCFLHRPIGVIPDSVDNLLNKYHEMNTLLKFLESQGYTEEDIPKIVLENNSVRIHTKSDRDFKYKVKDLFPKDIQIVNVQGRYEFILKDLTEVSYVLNKLKGQTPANNSDPDFGL; encoded by the coding sequence TTGGCTGATTCCAGATCATCGATTCAAAGTATTTTGGAAGTCGATAAACGATTTGATGAAAAATATTATAATTATTTGGTTGATGATAATTATTTAATTCCAGCTGAGGCTGCAGTCATAGCCAATGGATTAGCAATATTCAAAGAAGAGTTTGAGAGTGGAAACTTATTTAAACAGAGAAAAGACAATCATGACTCTTTCACTCATGAACAAATCCTTCAGTATTATTTGGAGTTGGCTCTTACTTGTGGGCGCCTTGAGATCATTAAATACCTTATCGATGAGCTTCATGTTTCTTTATCCGAGGAAAAACTGTTGCACTTTCTATTTTTGCACAGTCCTTATGAAGGAAATAAATATTTTGAAAACATCGTAGAAATTTATAATTATTTGGAAAAGAAGAAGGAAATTGGAAGTAATAAACAGTTGTTAGAAGAGATCTTTTTAAAGGAAGCTAAAAAAGGTCACTTTAACCCGGTCAAAGCGATTATAGAACTTAAGATTATACCAAATATAAATATTACCGACCCCGATGGCCATACAGCATTTTTTTACTGTATTTTGGAAAGCAAGAAAAAGAGATTTTCCTTTAATCCTGAAGAGTTGGGAGCAGTGGATGTTATTTTATCAGTTCGGGATAAAGAAATTCTTGAATTGATAGAGCTGGTTGATGCAACCATTTTGGCAATGGAAGATAAAAATGAAGAAAAACTGGTTAAATTAAGGAGAGTGTTTACTGACTCAATAGATAAAATTCCTGAGGCGTTGATAGAAGACTGTTTGTCGCGAGCAATTGAGTCGAATGATGTCAAGATGATTCAACTTCTGTTACCTGTTTGTAATCCTGATCTAAAGTTCTTGATGCTTGGTAAGGTCAATTCCGTTGAAGCCGGTATGCTACTAATAGAGCATTTTATAAGTACTGGATTTGTTATACCCGAAGCAAGGAGTTTGGAGGGTTATGCGCACAGGTTAGGGTTAAACGAATACACTGCTGGTGCCGAACAGGCGAATAGATTTTTGTTACATGCAGTCGCTGGATTTGTCAATCGGACGGACAATAGTAAAGACTTCAAGACTGTTTTAAGGGCGCTACAAAAGACAGTGCTATTAAACGGCATAGCGAATGTGGAGGTGGCGCGGAAAATTTTATATCAAACGTATTTGGAAGGCGAACCTCTATTGCTTACGGTGGGATGGACGCAACATGGTGTTGGTTTATCCATATTATGGGATAAAGAGTCCAATAAAACTTATCTTGTATTTTCTAACCGAGGGCAAGGAGGAATTGCTTCATGTCTTAATGATAAGGGTTTAATTAAGAAAGAGGAACCGAAAGCAGGTTCAGTTATCTATGAGATAGACGGTAAGCTGGATGAAGACTTTTTCTCTCATTTTGAGATAGGAGAAAATAACTTGGGTCTTTTTAGATATGGGAAGAAAGCATTTGAAAAAGACATCAAGACATGTCTTAAAGATGCCCGAGTATTACCCCCCTTTATTTTTGCTGCAGCACAGAATTATGCCACCTGTGGCTACGTCAACACAAAACAATCCATACGCGGTTTATTATGTGTTTTTGCTATGACAAGAGGCGATTCTTTAAGTGAAGAGTTAATTGATAAAATGAGTCGTCAATACAAAGAATTTACAACTCATGATAGAAACGTTGCTTGTTCCGAGTTAATTGAAGATTTTCAGAGGAAAATTAAGTTTGATTCCAGGTATATTCAGAAGGAGTATCAAGATTTCATTGTGAAATTGATTCTATCGCATTGTACATCGGATAAACCAGAAGATATTGAGCGAACCCAACGATTATTTGTAGTGTTGCCAGAAGAGATACAGGAAAAACTGGCTTATCTGATACCTTGCCATATCGTAGCACGAAAAGCAGATAAGTCATCAACCCTTCAAAATCTGAGTCTCTTCAAACATCAGGAAGAACCTTCCTCCCAAAATGACTGTTTTTTGCATAGGCCGATCGGAGTAATCCCTGATTCCGTGGATAATTTACTGAATAAATATCATGAGATGAATACACTACTTAAATTTTTAGAGTCCCAAGGTTATACAGAAGAAGATATTCCGAAAATTGTTTTGGAAAATAATTCAGTCCGAATTCACACTAAGTCTGATAGAGATTTTAAGTATAAAGTAAAAGATCTTTTTCCCAAAGATATCCAGATTGTTAATGTTCAGGGAAGATATGAGTTTATTCTCAAGGATCTGACGGAAGTCAGTTATGTATTAAATAAATTAAAGGGCCAGACACCAGCGAACAATAGCGATCCGGATTTTGGTCTATAA
- a CDS encoding carboxypeptidase M32, translating to MNAYQQLEQHFKKYYDFENLAAIVSWDEATMMPAGGGQARAEALATLSAVQHEWLTNKKIGDWIKRAKDLPGLSLWQRRNVYWIDRQYQQATCIPAQLIEEFTNESLICVQAWRELRAKNDWRSFKPYFKKLFEKVKMIADIKSQRFNKPCLDVLIDEYSPDLDCKAITPVFDILKQEIPAIIPNVIEKQKSRDIKVISGDFSAEKQKQFGIEIMSRLGFDFNRGRLDVSHHPFCGGISDDVRMTTRYSEQEFISSLMAITHETGHALYEQGLLKEWSRQPVGHSLGMSVHESQSLLIEMQICRSLEFISFLVPIAKKYFKEAQNITEENLYFHCTKVQPDLIRVEADEVTYPLHVILRYEIEQLLFSSEITIDDLPEVWDNFMRKYLGLSTKGNDKNGVMQDVHWPSGNFGYFPAYTFGALIAAQLFSAAKKAIPDINDQIKSGDFQSLLIWLRENVHQKAKLFSYQELLRQATGEELNPQYYLAHIRQRYL from the coding sequence ATGAATGCCTATCAACAATTAGAACAACATTTTAAAAAATATTACGATTTTGAAAATTTAGCAGCCATTGTTTCCTGGGATGAAGCAACGATGATGCCAGCCGGGGGTGGTCAGGCGCGTGCAGAAGCGTTAGCCACTTTAAGTGCTGTACAACATGAATGGTTAACTAATAAAAAAATAGGTGACTGGATAAAACGGGCAAAAGATTTACCAGGTTTATCATTATGGCAGCGACGAAATGTTTATTGGATCGATAGGCAATATCAGCAAGCAACCTGTATTCCAGCGCAACTGATAGAAGAGTTTACGAATGAATCTTTGATATGTGTTCAGGCATGGCGGGAATTACGAGCTAAAAATGATTGGCGCTCATTTAAACCGTACTTTAAAAAGTTATTTGAAAAAGTAAAAATGATTGCCGATATTAAATCACAAAGATTTAATAAGCCTTGTTTGGATGTCTTAATCGACGAATACTCCCCGGATTTGGATTGCAAGGCCATCACCCCGGTTTTTGATATCTTGAAACAAGAAATACCAGCCATTATTCCCAACGTTATCGAAAAACAAAAAAGTCGAGATATTAAAGTGATTTCAGGTGATTTTTCTGCGGAAAAGCAAAAGCAATTTGGGATTGAAATCATGTCTCGATTGGGGTTTGACTTTAATCGTGGTCGATTAGATGTTAGCCACCACCCGTTTTGTGGTGGTATTTCAGATGATGTTCGAATGACAACCCGATACAGTGAGCAGGAATTCATATCTTCCTTAATGGCAATTACCCATGAAACAGGTCATGCTCTGTATGAGCAAGGCTTGCTAAAAGAATGGAGTCGGCAACCTGTTGGCCATTCATTAGGAATGTCTGTGCATGAGAGCCAATCGTTGCTTATTGAGATGCAAATTTGTCGAAGTTTGGAGTTTATAAGTTTTTTGGTTCCTATCGCGAAAAAATATTTTAAAGAAGCTCAAAATATAACTGAAGAGAATCTTTATTTTCATTGTACGAAAGTACAACCTGATTTAATTCGTGTTGAGGCAGACGAAGTCACTTATCCACTACATGTAATACTGCGTTACGAAATCGAACAACTTTTGTTTTCTTCGGAGATTACCATTGATGATTTACCAGAGGTCTGGGACAACTTCATGAGAAAATATTTAGGACTATCAACAAAAGGGAATGACAAAAATGGTGTGATGCAAGATGTGCATTGGCCTTCTGGAAATTTTGGCTATTTTCCTGCTTATACGTTTGGTGCATTAATTGCCGCTCAATTGTTTTCGGCGGCCAAAAAAGCAATCCCTGATATCAATGATCAAATCAAATCAGGTGACTTTCAATCGTTGTTAATTTGGCTTAGGGAAAATGTTCATCAAAAAGCAAAGTTATTTTCTTATCAAGAGTTATTGCGTCAAGCAACAGGCGAAGAGTTAAATCCGCAATATTATTTGGCTCATATCAGACAGAGGTATTTATAA
- a CDS encoding Lpg1147 family Dot/Icm T4SS effector N-acetyltransferase, with translation MLFFSSAMSKHKLTFTKLSDCMKYLDLAATWAEEEWGYIRNKGLEFRKKILSDLKEHTYIGTFNGQPIAMFVLFDKEMSPEFNHGRFKPPVVNELMYVYIDKPYRGLGFGKQIIDEAKQLASDSKSEYIMLDTLKPGLNRFYEKSGAKVIAENQLFSHPTDVLTIKI, from the coding sequence ATGTTATTTTTTAGTTCAGCAATGTCCAAACACAAACTCACTTTTACTAAACTGTCTGATTGCATGAAATATTTGGATCTTGCCGCAACATGGGCAGAGGAAGAATGGGGATATATTCGTAATAAAGGGCTAGAGTTTCGTAAAAAAATCCTGTCTGATTTGAAAGAGCATACTTATATAGGAACTTTTAATGGACAACCCATTGCCATGTTCGTTTTATTCGATAAAGAGATGAGTCCGGAATTTAACCATGGAAGATTTAAACCCCCGGTAGTGAATGAGTTGATGTATGTCTATATTGATAAACCATATAGAGGGCTGGGTTTTGGAAAGCAAATTATTGATGAGGCGAAACAATTAGCAAGCGATTCAAAATCGGAATACATTATGTTGGATACTTTAAAACCTGGCTTGAATCGATTTTATGAAAAAAGCGGGGCAAAAGTGATTGCAGAAAATCAATTGTTTTCGCATCCAACTGATGTATTAACAATAAAGATATAA